The genomic stretch CATGAATCATTTTAAAGTTAAGAGATCAAAATGATTCCAAAATCAACCTACgaaaaaatatttaatattcTATTCATTcttaaatataaataaaaattaatcTTTTTCTCATTGACTAACTATTTATCTTAGTTATATTTAAAAcaaaatatattaattattcaataatataaaatataagTTTATTTATATTTAAGACCAAAAAGAATATTAAATGATTATAAATGTCAAACATATAGTAGAAAATATAAACCATAACAAAGTAAAGAAAAATTAATTCATATCTAGGCATGGCAACATAACCTATACCAGCGGGTACCCACCCGAATCCGCCACGAAGTTGACGGAAAAAACCCGCTTTGACTGGATTTAGGTTTGGGTTTGGATTttccccgattataaaatatggggacgggtcGGGTAATAGGGATACTAGTACTCACCCCGAATCCGTCCCATTTACTTTATTATctacattattatttatttttgatagtttagaatattaaataagtgaccaatattttgatattttgatttgtattaattatttaaaatattcgaaatatatctatataatttttttagattattttattttattatttataatataatttgattttttaaaaaataaatatttctatttaaaaaattgattttattaaaTGGATGGTGGCGGGGTTGGGATACCCGAATccaacccgaacccgtttgggacgaGTTTGGGTTTTAATTCTCCATCCTCATTTGGATTTGGGGCGGGAAACGAGAATTATTTGGAAATTCAAGTTTGGATTTGGGGAGGTAAAAATCGTCTCCGACCCGCCCCATTACCATGTCTATTCATATTCATATTTATAATGagtaaaaataatattaaatgGAGTCATTAGATAGTAACTCCAAACTTGTACTAGTAGTAGCGGTTAAAAGTGATAAAATGTCGGTGGTTGAAATTTGAACAATTTACTAGTATCATAAATAAATCAAACCACCGTAAGTCACACGGAAAAAACTTTTCCACTCTAGAAATTGTCATTTTGTTTTTTAGCAAATTTCAAGACCTAAAAGAAACCAAAAGAACATTTTCAAGAATTACACAAGTAAATTGGACTTATCCATTAAATTTCCATTGCAAATACAAAGAACCCTTCTCTCTCCAATTATATACCTAACAACATACAAACTCCATATCACACTACTCACTCACCGATTCATAAACGGTGCCCCAAACACACATACCTCACAACACTTCACCAAAAAAAAATTCTTCTTAAAAAAACCTCTTCCTAGATTCTTGTTCCAACAAAAAACAACAACATGAAATTCTACAACCGCAGGTTGCTCCTACAGGACGAGGATGTTCCAATCTCAACACCCCCTCAAATCCAACCCAGCAACTCCAAAACCGCATCCTCACCGTCCCTTCCCACCATTCCATCTTCCAGAGCAATCACAAGTCCTTTACAGTTACCACTACCGTTAAACCCGATtttctcttccaaagtagcttACTCCTGCCTCCTCCTCTTCTCCACCTTTTTCTTCGCTGCCTTCGTCATCTTATCGATCCGTGAAGTCTCATCCCGGCGGCGGCGTAGTCTCCCTCCGCGACGGGGGTTGGATGCCGCCGCCGTGAAGGCTCTGCCGGTGTGTTCGTACGAGGAGGATACGAAACAACCGGACTGTGCGATTTGTTTGGAGGAGTTTGAAGACAGTGATGAAGTGAAGATGATTCCGTACTGTAAGCACGTGTTTCATCCTAAGTGTATTGACGCGTGGCTTTCTGCACACGTGACTTGTCCTATTTGCAGGTGCGTTATTAAGGTGTGCGGTGGGAATGTGGATCAAGATGATGGAAGATCAACGGTGGATGATGGAAGTTGAATTAGTAGCAGAGAAGATCAACGGTGGAGAATGAAAGATGAATTAGTATTAGGGAAGATCAACGGTGGCGAATGGAAGTTGATATAGTATTAGGGAAGATCAACGATGGAGATTGGAAACTGAATTAGTATTAGGGAAGATCAACGGTGGAGAATCGAATCGAAATTGATATAGTATTTGGGAAGATCAACGATGGAGAATGGAAGATGAATTAGTATTAGGGAAGATCAACGGTGAAGAATGGAGGTTGATGTAGTATTAGGGAAGATCAACGATGGAGAATGGAAGATGAATTAGTATTGGGGAAGATCAACGGTGGAGAATGGAGGTTGGTGTAGTATCAGGAACTGTAGTATTGGGTATTAAAGCCATTGTTACTCCTATTAATTTAGTTTGAGTCAATATAATCCTGTGTTTGAGGCTTTGAGCAGTTATTAATTTATCATTAATTCTCTTAATTGTCATTATTTTAAGAATAAATTAGTATTTTActatttcttttttcttttttattttattattggtCAAATGTATAATCtgattttttttattgattttacATTTGTAACATGTTAATATTCAGATACTTCTTTGTAACGGTATATTCCCTTTTGATctttaatataaaaaatatttgatctaaattttattgaataattaatatatttaattgACTATATAGACTattgtttaaaaaaaatcattattgacttaaaataaaaaacaatttttaaaattGTGCTTTGAccattgtttttctttttattttttattttttattttcatttagTTTTTTCGACCTTACAAGTGTTTTTTTGACTTTAATTTGTTCTTCGCCCTACTACCTATCTACTACCTAAAGAGTACCTTACTCATTCATTCTTAAATtgattttttcatttttcaattaCTACACCATTGTCAAAAAGTTTCTTTCATTTTTGTCAACCCTATAAAATCAGGTACGTGTCAATATGTTAAATGCTCGTATGCTGTCATTCGTATAACATTGCTAGAAAAAAAATTAGAGGTGTCTCTTTTATAATGGGTTAATTTTATACTTTTTTTTAATATCCAAATAGTTCTTTTAACGTTATAATATAAAAAGTTAAATATTTAACTGTTATTGAATAATTAATATATCTATTTAACTATACATATACATTGTTTCttgagaaaaaaaattatttctcattgacttaaaataaaaataaaaaaacattgtttcttgagaaaaaaattatttctcattgacttaaaataaaaataaacattaAATTCTTAAAATTATGCTTTGACCATAGTCTTTTTGTTTTCTTCTTCATCTCATTGTTTAAAATCTATTATTCTGCTGTATTTATTTAATTCTTTAGACTTTATAAATAGGCATGATAATATGGTGGATCAAAAATGGTTTTTTAAACTAAAATTTGAATTCTCAAATAATTTATTTATGTTCCTCGTCTCGATCTTCAATAGAGATGAAGAATTAAGACTCAAACTGTTCTAAATGAGTTCGATTATCTTCGTCTACTACTATCcttttaaataaaaaatacaaatcaaaatattaaaatattgatcacatatttaatattctaaattataaaaaataaataataaatacatAATGAAATAAATGGGATGGATTCAAAGTGGGTACTAATGTTCCCACTAACTGACTCGTCTTCATTTTTTGAAATCGGAAGAATCTCAAACCCGAACTAAAACTCAGTCAAAGCAGGGTTTTACCGTCAAATTTGTGGCGGGTTCAGACGGGTCTCCACGGATACGAGTTATGTTGTCATGCCTACGTATAATTGTTCGTTGAGTTTAATTCGTTCTTTGCCTTACAACCTACACATTACCATATGTTGATGCACAAGATGAagaagatggaagaagagagaaagaaaagagaataacaaacttccactactctTACAAAAACGCTCACAATAAATGGTTGCACACACTCAGTGTACAATGCACACAATCAGTACTACTTGGTATTGACAACTACACTGGTTTATATATACACAACAATAATGTCACGTATGCAAAATGGTAACCTACACTATATATGTTAAACTTAACAAAATTAATACTATTACTACTACTGAATATGAATTATTTCTAGCATCATCTGTAATTCATATCCAGCTAATAAAAACTAAAAACACCAATTTCAACCCTTAAATGGAGAAATTGATCAATCTTGAtcgctttcgtcagaacatctgaCAACTGCTTCTGGGTCCTACAACGCATAACTTCTAGCACTCGATTATGAACTTGACTTCTTAGAAAATGATACTTAGcctcaatatgcttgcttctcccatgcagCACTGGGTTCTGGATAAGATTGATTGCAtacttgttatcaatcatcagcTTTAGAGGCTTGTTTACCTTGATCTTTAGATCCTGCAGTAAACTCAGAAGTCAAACAGCTTAACATGCAACTACAACACCTACAATATATTCAACTTCAtaggttgacaaagcaacaactGGTTACTTCTTCGAACACCATGAAATAAGACCTCCTAGATACATAAACAAATATCCAAAAGTAATTCTTCAGTCAACTCTAGCTTCATACCAATCAGAGTCTGAGTAACACATCATCTTTGAAATAGTCTTTTCTCCAGAAGAGAGCAACactccatacttcagagtccccttaatatacctcagaatcctgacaacagcttggtaatgagaccacttcggtttactcatgaacctaccAACCATTCCTACTGCGTAGTAAATATAAGGTctggtattacacaaatacctcagagagTCAACCAACCGAATGAaagttgtagcatctacatcatcaccctCAAGATCAAAATCCAATTTGTCATTTGTTTCTGAAGGTGAGACCGGATCCTTACAATTTAGCAACTCAAATATCTttagaagctcaagttcatacttcagctAATGCAAAACGATACCCTTCTTAGAGTACAAAATCTTCATTCCTAGAAAATATGTCATATTTCCTTGATCAGTTATCTCAAACCCATTTATcaacaccttcttgaacttagctatctcatgTTTACAACTTCCTGTTAGAATTATGTCATAAACATACAGACATACTAGAATCATATTGCCTTTAGAAGTATCCTGGACATAGACATCATACTCCATCTGACACTTTATGAATTcttgaagcttgaaaaatgaatcaattttcatattccaagctctaggagcttgtttcagaccatacaaCATTTTATGTAacttgtacaccatcccttcctgattccttttcacaaatccaggaggttaTTACAGGTGTACCCCTTCTTGTAATGGACCATTAAGAAATGCAGAtttcacatctaaatgcatcagaggccaattccttTTAGCAGCTATCACAATCACCAGTCTGATTGTCTCATGTCTTGCTACAAGAGCAAACATCTCAAATTAGTCTaacccaggtttctgtagaaaaCCTATTTCcactaaccttgctttgtgtttgccAATTGATCCATCTAGCTTCAGTTTCaccttgaaaacccatctggCGCTGCTGGCTTTCTTGTCCTTTGGAAGCTCAGTCTACTAACATGGCCCACTTAATGAATTTttccttcagagtctacttcagtatcttgcagcatgtcaaactCTGCAAGCCTTCTTTGAGTGTTTCTGATTCTTTGTAgcctctgaacttgttcagaatcTTCTTTGGACACTAGAACAATATCAGATGCTGAAACCCCAGAAGTACCACCTTCATAGGCATGACCACCTTCAGAGTATGGATCTCCACTAGAGTCTGAATCACCATCAAAATCTTAATAagaatcagattcaccttcagaGTTAGATTCATCTTCAGATCAGACCTACTTTTAGAGACACCTTCAGAATCATCTTTTGattctgactcatcttcagaatcttcagattctgaagtatcttcagaagttaactcaccagagttggattgagaTTTACTTCAATCCCACGCTTATGATTCCTTCATAATGACATCTCTATTGAATTCAACCTTGTTAGTGACAAGACAATAGAGCTTATAAACACATGTGTtgttgtaacaacccaattttagtatttatttattatactattattactatattttattttatttatgtggagtgttaattaattaattggttgttcggtagtataataatcgattatattaattaatttggtgtgttaattagttatttagttgataggagatatcatgaataattgaattaattaacttggtggatatatggtgttagtttaatttatttgaattaaatagagatatttaaatattaggtcttattgggcctattaattaaattataagtataatgacttaagcccaaatagaatactaatataaatagtaagaggtgaggagagtgagaattaggattcatttgatcattgaaggcaatagagaaagaggagaggaaaagtaaagagaagagatagggtttccagaaaattaaagaggtaagggggaatccttattgttatgggttagtatgattgggtcaatgggtagatgtatgtttaggttaaaatccctaattttgcatggttttggaattgttaggtttgatgagtactcttgattgtgatgatttaattgtgttaaaactgaaaattTACTTTATATAATTATggtattgtatgagttataattttctgaacgtgtagctttttatggaatcgaaatcggaggtccggaagtcctccaatgatgaaaaacgcagaaaattctgcatgttgttttacagtaaccggttactcaccgagcgttaatcggttacttgcttaaaaatctgaATTCTattaaactgagtaacgggttactcaccgagcgttaaccggttaccactgttgaaaattgaaaaattgagattttaaaagttgtattcatttgcAATGAAATCTAGGGTGCGTGTTTGATAAGTAGTTTATATTTGTGAATAATATATATTATTATGAAGGTGTATATGTATTATTATGAATGATATATATATtatgatgaatgtgtatatgtaatattatgaatgatatatattatgatgaatgtgtatatgtaccattggtggattgtgaatgatatattattatgaatgtgtatatgtaccattggtggattgtgaatgatatatttttatgaatgtgtatatgtaccattggtggattgtgaatgatatattgttatgaatgtgtatatgtaccattggtggattgtgaatgatatattgttatgaatgtgtttatgtaccattggtggattgtgaatgatatattgttatgaatgtgtatatgtaccattggtggattgtgaatgatatattgttattgaatgtgtatatgtaccattggtggataactcatagagttgaattatggtgatatgtggaatgttaagatggtagagatgatcttaattgcatatgtattggtatttatacattcattcatgacatgcatggtcggcttcatagtggaagcggtgaaactgtgggttcacatggtagcacacgttgatccttaattggaaataggcgtggtagatagacgttgatccttaattggaaataggcgtagcagacgttgatccttaattggaaatagacgtagtggcttggattctagatattgaatcggaaagcggtggaaagttgggtccatatagacgttgatccttaattggaaataggcgtagcaaacattgatccttaattggaaataggcatggtaaatagacgttgatccttaattggaaataggcgtagcagacgttgatccttaattggaaataggcgtagcagacgttgatccttaattggaaatagacgtagtggcttggattctagatattgaatcggaaagcggtggaacgttgggtccatatagacgttgatccttaattggaaataggcgtagcagacgttgttccttaattggaaacaggcgtggtaaatagacgttgatccttaattggaaatagacgtagtggctgggattctagatattgaatcgaaAAGAGGTGAAAAGTTGGGTTCAcattggtaccacatgcatagagtcacatgtcttgcattgagtcacattagagttatgtgataattgaatgtttgcattgatgtg from Lathyrus oleraceus cultivar Zhongwan6 chromosome 7, CAAS_Psat_ZW6_1.0, whole genome shotgun sequence encodes the following:
- the LOC127105204 gene encoding RING-H2 finger protein ATL39 is translated as MKFYNRRLLLQDEDVPISTPPQIQPSNSKTASSPSLPTIPSSRAITSPLQLPLPLNPIFSSKVAYSCLLLFSTFFFAAFVILSIREVSSRRRRSLPPRRGLDAAAVKALPVCSYEEDTKQPDCAICLEEFEDSDEVKMIPYCKHVFHPKCIDAWLSAHVTCPICRCVIKVCGGNVDQDDGRSTVDDGS